The nucleotide window tattccagcacgttcgcaaacaccaaggaggtcacgacacattatgtacgcttgtatcatccttcataacatgatcattgaagacgaagggagagcgatatgcgactacgacgaaaacgcgtctactggaaattttgttccagttagtgaggaacaacaagatttgaacgccttcgctctacgtaacgagtacacacatcacaacctacaagcggacttggtggagtacatttggaacaacgctcaaaACGAACCCGCCCACCACATGGAAGACGAagactagtagcttattttaatatgttaggatatttttaagttttttttttttaactttaggcttttaagtttttgttttttttaatttatttttttaagtttaatttttttttaagtttttgtaatgttttttaatattaatgaaaatattttgttactttatttgttaaatgtttaaaaaaagttgaagattaaaaaaaataaaaaaaaatataaaagtggtgaaggatgatgactaggaccatcctcccatgccccctagttttggaggatgatccatccttgggaggactatgacgtgtcgTCTACATGGCGAAACATCcccttggaggaccatcaccataccttgtAGTCTCAAAGATAGTCGAGCGATACATAATACCCTGCGTTCGTGCCCACAATAATCATCATCTATTTTAACCGAGAACCTTTACACACCGTCCGATTACAACAACCATCAGATGAACGGACACGATTCAATCATCAAACCTAGGGCTCAAACTCGCAATCTCATCTAATACATAGGGACATCTTCCTTCAAATAACTTCAAAATCCCCCTCTATATTAACTCCCCTCCCTCTTCTCCCCCAAATTTGAAGCACTTCCACTGTGTATTCTAGGTGTATTTACACACAGTTTAGGTTAACAAATGGCAAAACCTCGAAAGCATAAGACCGAAGATCAAAAAGCCGATAATTCAGAAGCTGTGGTGAAACATCAGAAGCTATGCCTCGCAATCGATCTCGAAAAACGTCGAATCTACGGGTTAGTATGTGTTTATGAACATTTGCGTGTAGGTTTTGTGATATATTTACATTCAATTATACTCGTATATTAGTATGAGTGTTTAATTATTGTAGTATGAGTATACGTGTGACAGAATTTTTGATACTTTTGTGTTGTATAGCAATTCAGGTTATCACATGATGCTTGATTTGTTTAGGAGTGGTTTGATATGAGAATTATTAGATTTTGGAGATTAGATTTAGCTTGCTCAAGGAACATTCTGCTTATTGCTTTTATCCTGATGTGATTATtgagtttttttattattttttatttttatcttagaCATGTATTAGTTTGTTGTGTGTAGGAAACACCGAATGTTGTGGTTACGAATGATGAACAGCTTGTTTTTATTTGTAAGTGGCGTTTTTTGATCGTTAATGAGTTGTGCACTGTTTGAGAAAACTGAAGAAGGTAGTTATCTGTACATTATTGTCGGTGTGAGGGAGCTTATAAGTTATAAGTATATGTTTATTTCATATTGTAAAGAAGGTTTGTTAGGTCTGGAACTGATGCAACACACGCACACACACGAATTTTAAACATAAAAGAAAGTGAAACACGCGAGATTTATGTGGTTCGGTCGGTGTGACCTATGTCTACGGGCTGCAGTTAGTACTCTTTTATTTAGGTGCTCAGGAAATTACAAAGTCCCTACACACCTATATATACTAAATAGACTGCTTACAACATTGGGAACAAGAAAATATAAATTAGGTAGGTTGCCTAATTCCTTCTCTGCGCATAAGGGCTAGGGCCGACTGCCCATTCTCTTGGCCGAAAGACTCCACTAAATCCAACAAGGATTTCTTTATCTTCTTTCATGATCATGGCATATTGATTGGCATTGAATTGTAAAATCTTTGAAATAGGAAGGTGCATTCATTATAGTGGTAGCAGTACAATACTGTATTTTTGGTATTAGGTTATGATTATGGTTCTTATTTAAGTTATCACGGAGTGAAGGCACTACTTTGAATGATGCATGATTTGTTTAGGAGTGGCTTATACTATGAGAATAGTAGAAATCCGAAGATTAGGTTTAGCTTGCTCAAGGAACATTCTGCtcattacttttatttttagTGCGTAATTTGAGTAGGCTTTTATCTTAGATATGTATTAGTTTGTTGTCTGTAAGAAGACACCAAATAATGTGGTTACGgatgaaaaaaaaattgtgttatTCATAAATAGTTTTTCTTGATAGATAATAAATAAGATGCACAATGTTTGAAGCAAACTTTCAGAAGGTACATTGTCAGTGAATTCCGAGAAGCTTATAAGGATATGCTTATTTCATATTGTAAAGAGAGGTCTACTTTAAATTCTTTCATGATCGTGGCATCTTGATTGTCATTGAATTATGGAATCCTTAAAATAGGAAGGTGCACCTATTATAGTGGTAGCATAATTTGTTGATGATAGCAGTGCAATGCTGTATTTTTGTTATTAGGTTATGATTACGGTACTTAATTGTAGCTTTTGAAgaaaaaaacactttcttttcttTGTAAATCTTGTTTCTTGATTGCGAACAAAATGTACTTCGTTATGAGATAACATCCTGAAAATATTTGGAAATATTTGTCAGTGGAAGTAAAACTTGTTGTTTACACTTACAGATGTGATATGCGTAATGCCACTAAGTCATCATCTGGTATCTTATGATTCTTATGTTTATGTTTGGATAGGTATACCGAGCTTGAAGTAGCTGTCCCAGAGAATGGTATTGTGGGGTTACATGCTGACAATTTGATGATTGAGTGTGTAACTGTCGATGGAGAGCCAGCAAGGTTTGAAATATTCCCTCACTATCAGCAAATGGACAGTGACGACAGATGGTGCTCTGTTTCTTCAACTAATTCTGCTGCTGATGCTGCGGGTTCAGTATATGTTTCATGTCTTGAAAGAGAATTGGTGCCCAATTTGTTGATTATGTGCTCTAATGAGGCTACCACCAAACCAGTGCCTGAGCAGCTAGAAGAGACGGTGCAAGAAAATGGGACCCAAACATCCAGTGAATCCAAGCAGGTTATTGTAGTTACTGGAAGTCAATGTATTATGTGGCAATTGGATTGCAACCAAAGTATTCAAATGATGCTTGAGCTTTGTTCTTTAAGACATAACCGTGGTTTTTGTTTTTGGGTTTTAGGTTGATATGTAAATATGTAATTCGTCCTTTTGTGTTACCACTTTTTTTACATCTTGGTGATAGACAATATTGTGCCTTATTAAAAAGTAGTGTAACCAAATTTACTCTTAAGGTCTGGTTTCAAAATGTCTTTAGTAACACCTAATGTTGAAAAGCCGAAGAATCTTATAAGTGCATGTTATCTGTACATATGAGCATGTGTAAACGGATGCAGTTACACCATTATCATCTTTTAGGTTCATGAACTGTCGATATCTGCTCTTGAAgagttttattttttatgtttttacatGGATAATGACGGATTTATCATATATCCTCTATGGTTTCCTAAGACTTCAGATGGAACTTGGCTTCACTTTCTTATTAAGTCAACCGACACTTATGGTTTCATGACAATATGCACCATTTTTTGTTCTAGTGCTGTATTCCTATTTCAATATGTCCTCATGTATGTTATGTTGGCTGCAGAATGTAAAATTGATCCGCATCGATTACTGGGTGGAGAAGATAGAAACAGGAATACATATTGAAAAGGATGTTATGCACACAAATAATCAGATAAGACGTGCTCGTTGTTGGTTCCCTTGTATGGATGATAGTTTACAACGTTGCTGGTAAGAAAATAGTGTTACTCTACTCGGTATGCTCACATAcatttttgttaaatgtttttaatGTGTAATTTCATTTCAGCTTTGACTTGGAGTTCACGGTGGCCAACAACCTTGTTGCTGCCAGCACTGGAACCTTGATGTATCAGGTGAGAAAAAGCAGTTAAATGGGATTCATTGCAGGACCTAACATATGGTAACGGGATAATCTTTCATGTAACATGTTCATGTGGTGTACTTTGTTTGGTTGTTTTTATGCAAATAAACTTCTATACATTATTGCTTGTTCTCGGAGACTTCAGATTAAGGTcatggactattggtttaaaatGCGCGTCGGGAGCGCATAATGCGCGATGCGGATGATGCGCTGATGAGATCGCATCAGGTGCAGCGATGTGCTGCAATTCCATGATGCGATGATGATGCGCTCTAAATCGTATAATGCGCTCATGAGGCGCTCGCATGATGCACTCGGATGCACACATTTTTGATAAATTGAGAACCCTAAAAGAccaattatttatatttatattgttTTAGAATTAGAATGTGCTTAGTAAGCTTGTACAGTGAGATGATGAAGTTGTCATGTGAGTTCTTTCATAGATTACTTGTACCTTTTGTATAAACTACGTGTACACATAAGAGTTAAAAGACTGATATTGGCTATAAACAAATCTTCTTTGGTGGTACCAGAGCTTTTTTGTATTTCTTTATTTTAGTCTCTACTTTAGTAGTGCTTAAAAGTtaataagttaaaatattatctataaataattttttgtatttttaaataaCAAACGCCTCACATACGTGATGCCTGCGGATCACGCGCTGTTCATTGCGCATCAGTTTTTGGGATCATAATGCATCAGAGCTCATTGCGAATTCTAAAACCATGGACTTCTAGGGCTTTTCCTACACTTTTGTTTGCCTTAGCCTTAGCCTTAGCCTTAGCGTTCTCTTGGCGTATAGATTTTTAAGGGGAGTGTGTACTATATAGGTACTTTTTTAAGGGGGTTCATGTAACTTCTTCTTGTCTCATTGCTACTTTTTTGTATGGCTGTTGCTTTGATTTCCTTAGCCAATTCTATGTTATCCAGATTACTATATTGTACACGTCATTAAGTAAAAAAGTTACACGTGTCTTGTGTATGATGAGGCTTTACTTGTTCTATGAACCAATCTAGGAAGCATGTGAGCAAGTGTGTTTGTGATGTTCTTATGTTCAGGATATTTGGTAACATTTTTAAAGATACCATAGTTTTGTCATGTCATGTACAGAATAtgctaaaataaaatagaaaaataaacttaaaaaggAAAAGTCAGCTAAGTATTCAAACCATACCAAAATAAGATCGAAGGACCAAGTCATATGATTTACTATAACAAAGGGAATGTTGCTATTCATCACAATAAATACTTAATTTGCACAAAACATTGGGGTTGAGAAAAACTAGTCATCGTCATGATCAAATTATTATAACATCATCATTCATCACCATCACTGCCGCATGTGTGGAAATATGGTTTTTAAATAACTGTCCATGACAATAAATAAAAAGAACAGAACAAAGGCATGTATGTAACTATTGAGCGTGTGCCACACAAAGAAAACAGAGCGTACCGCAATTAGGTAATGTCACTTTAATGAGCCTTTCTTGAAGTGCATGGGTCATGTTTTTATGTGACCCAAACGCACGGAAATCTAAAGAATTACAACAGCCTTTCTTTACTCCTATTTATGATGATgcattttgatttttttatttgcCAAAATTCTCCCAAGTGTGAACACCACTCTGTCTGTTACGCAGCTACTAGAATGCCTCTTTTATATTGTGCAATTTTTATGCTTAGTTTTTGTTTCTTCTTCCAGGTTTTGACCAATGATGACCCTCCACGTAAGACATACATCTATAAAATAAATGTACCTGTTGCAGCTCAATGGATATCTCTGGCTGTCGCTCCATTCGAAATATTTCCTGATCGTCATAATAATCTTATAACACACATATGCTTGTCACACAACTTGCCAAAGCTTCGGAACACAGTGGGATTTCTTTATAGTGCATACAGGTTTGGCATTTTTAAGTTTCAGTTAAAGACTAACTCAGGCTTggttttcttcttcttctgcaTCTGTTTTATGATCACATGTTTAATCATGTAACAGCCATTATGAACATTACCTTTCCACCAAATTTCCATTTGGGTCATACACACAAGTTTTTATCGACCCGGAGATGGCAATATCGTCTTTGAGCTTGGGTGCATCAATGAATATCTTTAGCTCACAAATTCTTTTTGATGAGAAAATCATTGATCAGGTAATATTTTGCTCGGAGTCTACCTTTTTATGGACTTTCTTGTTGTACCCGTctcttttgtttgttttcctaTCACGTATGTTTTGTTTTTAAGAGCCTTCTTGTGGTGCACACCTTCTTTATAAGGCCAACTAGAATTTTACCCGTGCCGTGCGTTGCGGCGGCAACGTCACGTTTGTGACTTTGTTACACGTGTTATGATGATTACACTAACGTGTGATGCCCACGTGTGACGTGACGCGCTTTTGACTTTTTTATACACGTTATGTTAGTGGCATTAATGTGGTTAGACATAGATAAAAAGAGTATAATGTCTCACACGTTGcggtgtaaagtcgtaaaagttATTTAAACAAAAGAATTAAATACCAAAAGTTAGGGGTCAATGTATCACTTATCAAAAGATTGAGGATGAATGTGTAAAGTCTATAAACTTGAGGGtcaaaaagaaaaattatgtatcTTAAACACAAAGGATATTGGCCTTTGTGTTTAAGATGATATATAATTGTTGGTATGTCCCACCAGTGGGATTTGTTAATTAGTTTCTGCTCATGTGCCATATAGCAGTTATATTTAAGAGTGATGATATATTTTCAAGTATGGTTTAGTTATATAATTCACATTTATATTGGTTTCTTAATCATCATTGGAGCAGACGATAGATACAAGAATAAAACTTGCGTATGGTCTTGCAAGACAATGGTTTGGGGTCTATATCACTGCAGAGGCACCAAATGACGGTAACACACTCCTACTGTTCTTgtggattttttttaataaagtaaTGCATAACTCATCTTATTTCTGTTGTCAGAGTGGTTATTGGATGGACTTGCTTGGTTCTTGACGGACTCATTTATTAAGCAATTTCTAGGAAACAATGAAGCACGGTATAGGCGTTATAAGGTTAACAATCTCTTCTGTTTGCCTGATAATAATTTTACAGCGATGTTATTTTACCAACAACCCTAGAAGTCTTTTGGTGCCTTATCTAACTAGGAGTACAAACGAGATGCATTTGACCCTGTAAAACTCATCTAAACATACAtatgttttattttgattttgtCCGCTAAATTACTAATTCAATAACTTGTGTTTAAGCATCTTCTTGATATTGTTCTTGAATGGGGTGTTTCATGTGTGAATACTGTTGTAGGCAAATTGTGCTGTTTGCAAAGCAGATGATAGTGCTGCAACTGCCTTGAGCTCTTCTGACGCTTCCAAGGCTTTGTATGGAACACAGTGCATTGGTTTTTATGGAAAAATTAGGTCTTGGAAATCTGTAAGTTTATATTATGAATTTTCATATTATATTGTCCCGTTAGAGCAATCATAAGTTTGCCAtatacacaaattttcaattgtaTGCTTTCACAAATAAGTCAAAGTCAATCTCTCAGAAAGTTAAGTAACATTTCTGCCAGATAACATTTCAACTACTTCTTTCTTGCAGGTTGCGGTTCTACAAATGTTGGAAAAGCAGATGGGTCCTGAGTCATTCTGTAAAGTAAGATGGCTAACTTTACTTTCGTTTTGTAATATTCTACTAATTTAAAGAAAGTGCTTCTCTATCTATTAAATTAATAAGTATCGTGATCTAAAAATATTATGTATTTGCTTGCTTGTGCATTCATCTTCCACCTTCTAGTTTTCTTCACTTCCCTATGTTCCTTCTGCTTGATAAGTTAACTGTAATATCATCCAGTATCATTTGTTATCATATCAGAAGACTCATTATTAACTTCTTAATGCCATTGTTTGATTCGTATCTACCTCACTTCACAGGTCTTAAAGAATCTGGTTGCACCTCCTAAAGATACAACTCACCCCTTGAGAACCCTTAGCACAAAAGAGGTGATTAAGTAGAAGCTATGTCATGTCTATTCTTTTTGAACAACAATTTTACTTGACACGCATATACACGTCCACATATTCTCTTTTATTTTTTAACTATGTTGTCAGTACTCAGCACTATATGTGTGAACCAGATCACATATACTATAAAATTGTATTTGTTCATGGTGTGACATATCTGCATTATGTTAACTGTTCTGCATACTAGTGTTGTGGTACATTAGGGTtttcaatcattcaaagtatTTGAATCATTACCGTTAGGGTTTTCAATCATCGTGTGCCATTAAGAGTTATGATGCAAATCAACACAAGATATGCAGGATTACTTTCAGTAAACAGCATGAGTTATGAAAACGAGGTTATTATCAAACATTCTTTGACTAAAGTTTGGAATGCAGTTTCGGCACTTGGCTAATGAAGTAGGCAATCTTGAGCGCCCATTTCTAAGAGAGTTTTTTCCTCGCTGGGTGGGTTCTAGCGGTTGCCCTGTTTTAAAGTATGATTTAACAAACTTTAACATGTTTCTCTGTTTTAAAATATCTGCCACTTTTAATGctaattttttcatttttttctttttttgcatTTTGTCATACTAAGGATGGGGTTTTCATATAACAAACGGAAGAACCTGGTTGAATTAGCAGCTTTGCGTGGGTGTACAGCCACACCAGATTCAAATCCCACTTATCCCAATTCAAAACCCGATTTTGTGAAACGAGAAGCTGATGCTGGATGGCCCGGAATGATGAGTATACGGGTTCATGAACTTGATGGGATGTATGATCATCCTGTTTTACCAATGGCGGGGGAAACATGGCAGCTTCTAGAAATACAATGCCATTCTAGACTTGCTTCCAAACGTTTTCAAAAGCCAAAGAAAGGGCCGAAGCATGATGGTTCTGATGATAATGCGGATACAGTTGCCTCTGTAGATATGCGTTCCAAGTATGCAGTTATGCGCTTTTATTGTTTTAACTATACTTTATGCTACTTTCCCTTTAATTTCATGAGATGATTTGTTAGCAGCAATGATTCCCCCCTGCAATGGCTCAGGGCCGACCCTGAAATGGAGTATCTTGCCGAGATTCATTTCAACCAACCTGTACAGATGTGGGTAAGTTTTGGTTTAGTAATATCTGATTTCCTATTACTTACGTTATTAATATCTTTTGTGGCAATTTTGACCCTTTTACTTGTGATTTAGTTGAATTAGGTTATTATAGTTTTTATTAGCTATGATGGGTCAAACGGCCAACAGGAATAATTATTAGCCAAAAACAAAACGGCCCAAATGTGTTTAAAGTTTAAACTGACTTAAAACAGGTCAAAAGTTGTGCGAATTGTATTTTTATTGCACAAGTCCTTTTAATTTATCTTCGAAAATCATCTATATAGTTAAAAGGCTATTTTGTTAACATCAACCAactttggcccctcaactttgttAATGACATATTTAACCCCTCAACTTTGGTAATGACAtatttagcccctcaactttgatAAGGAGATGTTTAGTCCCTTAACTTTTGTCAACATCAACCAACTTTGGCCCCTTAACTTTGGTAATGACATACGTAGCCCCTCAAATTTAAtaagttttttttagttttctttatTTACCCTTACACTTTATTATAGTTACTATTTAGAGCCTCaacgttttagtttttttttcctttGACTTGTTTCCTGTGgtttctttttagttttttttttctcaacacAATGTTTTTCTAAATTTTTCATATGTACCGACTACCGTCATAAGTAGGATATTTCAATTACATTTTGCAAAAAAAGGATGAACTTTTGGCAGTATGTCGTGtgattttattttttatgttctTTCTTTACCCAACTGTTTTGAGAAAACGTGAACATAAACCAGATAAATCAATTGGAGAAGGACAAGGATGTTGTTGCTCAAGTACAAGCAATTACAGCACTAGAGTTGTTTCCTCGTCTTCTCTCAATTGTCAATGCGTTAAGTAATCTCCTCTGCGATTCTCAGGTACTCTTTTGATAATATATATAATCATCCCTGTTTAGTTATTCATTCTATTAGTTATAAAATTTTCAATTTTGAGTTTTCTCCCTTTCAAGGCATTTTGGCGAGTGCGGATTGAGGCGGCTTTTGCTCTGGCTAGCACAGCATCTGAGGTATGATTAAAATACCATCAAAATTCGATTAGTTAGAAATTTGGAGTACTTAATTTTCTTGATATCGGTCATTTGATGCAATGTTTGTTTGGCTTGTTTTCGTAGGAAACTGATTGGGCTGGTTTACTGCACCTGATTAAGTTCTATAAAAGTCGAAGATACGATGAGAAGATTGGACTCCCAAAGTAAGTTTTGTGTCCTTTTATTGTTTTGGTAGATGTTTAATGATACCTTGCTGTAGTATGCTCAGTTAATTTATTTTAATTCTCAGGCCGAATGACTTCCATGATTTTGCTGAGTATTTTGTACTTGAGGTAATGTGATGAGGTAGGATGTGCAGTGTCTGTGTCTAGTGGGCCATTTTGACACAGCATGATCTTTGTAGTTATAAATATATTCTTAACATATAAATTAATATTGTAGCTTGTACAATTACACGTATTATATAATGACAAAATGAGTACATTTCGCTCAATGTGCTTGATTTGACTTTTTAAAGAGCACTAGTGTGTATTTACAGGCTATAAAAGATAAGAGGTGGAT belongs to Helianthus annuus cultivar XRQ/B chromosome 5, HanXRQr2.0-SUNRISE, whole genome shotgun sequence and includes:
- the LOC110941613 gene encoding transcription initiation factor TFIID subunit 2 isoform X1 — protein: MAKPRKHKTEDQKADNSEAVVKHQKLCLAIDLEKRRIYGYTELEVAVPENGIVGLHADNLMIECVTVDGEPARFEIFPHYQQMDSDDRWCSVSSTNSAADAAGSVYVSCLERELVPNLLIMCSNEATTKPVPEQLEETVQENGTQTSSESKQNVKLIRIDYWVEKIETGIHIEKDVMHTNNQIRRARCWFPCMDDSLQRCCFDLEFTVANNLVAASTGTLMYQVLTNDDPPRKTYIYKINVPVAAQWISLAVAPFEIFPDRHNNLITHICLSHNLPKLRNTVGFLYSAYSHYEHYLSTKFPFGSYTQVFIDPEMAISSLSLGASMNIFSSQILFDEKIIDQTIDTRIKLAYGLARQWFGVYITAEAPNDEWLLDGLAWFLTDSFIKQFLGNNEARYRRYKANCAVCKADDSAATALSSSDASKALYGTQCIGFYGKIRSWKSVAVLQMLEKQMGPESFCKVLKNLVAPPKDTTHPLRTLSTKEFRHLANEVGNLERPFLREFFPRWVGSSGCPVLKMGFSYNKRKNLVELAALRGCTATPDSNPTYPNSKPDFVKREADAGWPGMMSIRVHELDGMYDHPVLPMAGETWQLLEIQCHSRLASKRFQKPKKGPKHDGSDDNADTVASVDMRSNSNDSPLQWLRADPEMEYLAEIHFNQPVQMWINQLEKDKDVVAQVQAITALELFPRLLSIVNALSNLLCDSQAFWRVRIEAAFALASTASEETDWAGLLHLIKFYKSRRYDEKIGLPKPNDFHDFAEYFVLEAIPHAVALVRAPDKKSPREAVEFILQLLKYNENNGNPYSDVFWLAALVQSVGELEFGQQTVAFLSSLVKRIDRLLQFDRLMPSYNGILTVSCIRTLTQIALKLSEFTPLDRIFDLIKPFSSSKTQWQVRIEAFRALLDLEYHCKGIDAALILFIKYLEEEPSLRGQVKLGVHAMRLCQISGDADDDHGVMQGTLVALLRLLESPVAFNNVTLRHYLFCILQVLAGRPPTLCGVPRDETVIKGHTEICNELKNFFAAIVNQSKPAEPSLDALMLPCDEPANETNTETNIVSITDNERTQPQDITLTLTEPDVVPKEGNDNNEQKPPDLIILDSSEAHKEPDTVSNSQERKKPVLKIRMKQSSAASSRAEDVVDNAVLERSQGAHNGGDHGTSSSMSMDAPPQRNFIEPANVGNQNVDDVNSCHDLGSRVTASIGSAKLPHDGHDDGVGDGDATLLKELQCTAESSKVQSNDVETVNHNKYISLRALNEGVDGLLAGPSNQAVSGNKEKEKDKKKKDKEKKRKKKDKDDPEYLERKRLKKEKKRKEKELAKLMATPPLIDAKQTESVKDEVAVARVTNVTTPVDGVVKRPEGTTSTHKLKIKIKNRTLTKP
- the LOC110941613 gene encoding transcription initiation factor TFIID subunit 2 isoform X2 translates to MAKPRKHKTEDQKADNSEAVVKHQKLCLAIDLEKRRIYGYTELEVAVPENGIVGLHADNLMIECVTVDGEPARFEIFPHYQQMDSDDRWCSVSSTNSAADAAGSVYVSCLERELVPNLLIMCSNEATTKPVPEQLEETVQENGTQTSSESKQNVKLIRIDYWVEKIETGIHIEKDVMHTNNQIRRARCWFPCMDDSLQRCCFDLEFTVANNLVAASTGTLMYQVLTNDDPPRKTYIYKINVPVAAQWISLAVAPFEIFPDRHNNLITHICLSHNLPKLRNTVGFLYSAYSHYEHYLSTKFPFGSYTQVFIDPEMAISSLSLGASMNIFSSQILFDEKIIDQTIDTRIKLAYGLARQWFGVYITAEAPNDEWLLDGLAWFLTDSFIKQFLGNNEARYRRYKANCAVCKADDSAATALSSSDASKALYGTQCIGFYGKIRSWKSVAVLQMLEKQMGPESFCKVLKNLVAPPKDTTHPLRTLSTKEFRHLANEVGNLERPFLREFFPRWVGSSGCPVLKMGFSYNKRKNLVELAALRGCTATPDSNPTYPNSKPDFVKREADAGWPGMMSIRVHELDGMYDHPVLPMAGETWQLLEIQCHSRLASKRFQKPKKGPKHDGSDDNADTVASVDMRSNNDSPLQWLRADPEMEYLAEIHFNQPVQMWINQLEKDKDVVAQVQAITALELFPRLLSIVNALSNLLCDSQAFWRVRIEAAFALASTASEETDWAGLLHLIKFYKSRRYDEKIGLPKPNDFHDFAEYFVLEAIPHAVALVRAPDKKSPREAVEFILQLLKYNENNGNPYSDVFWLAALVQSVGELEFGQQTVAFLSSLVKRIDRLLQFDRLMPSYNGILTVSCIRTLTQIALKLSEFTPLDRIFDLIKPFSSSKTQWQVRIEAFRALLDLEYHCKGIDAALILFIKYLEEEPSLRGQVKLGVHAMRLCQISGDADDDHGVMQGTLVALLRLLESPVAFNNVTLRHYLFCILQVLAGRPPTLCGVPRDETVIKGHTEICNELKNFFAAIVNQSKPAEPSLDALMLPCDEPANETNTETNIVSITDNERTQPQDITLTLTEPDVVPKEGNDNNEQKPPDLIILDSSEAHKEPDTVSNSQERKKPVLKIRMKQSSAASSRAEDVVDNAVLERSQGAHNGGDHGTSSSMSMDAPPQRNFIEPANVGNQNVDDVNSCHDLGSRVTASIGSAKLPHDGHDDGVGDGDATLLKELQCTAESSKVQSNDVETVNHNKYISLRALNEGVDGLLAGPSNQAVSGNKEKEKDKKKKDKEKKRKKKDKDDPEYLERKRLKKEKKRKEKELAKLMATPPLIDAKQTESVKDEVAVARVTNVTTPVDGVVKRPEGTTSTHKLKIKIKNRTLTKP